One window of the Rhodohalobacter sp. SW132 genome contains the following:
- a CDS encoding TonB-dependent receptor: protein MITKVTGFFTVVILMTGLLLSIGSSPIQAMDRNDMQITVSGTVYDANTGNPLTGVNVTVQGRVIGTSTNANGEFNLRVNDEPPITLVISIIGYISERIEITENNVTDLRIKIEEQTILGSDVVVSASRVEESILDAPISIEKIDAIGIQQAAAPSFYDAIANLKGVDFSSQSMTFKSVNMRGFAANGNLRFVQHIDGIDNQAPGLNFPVGNIVGISDLDLESAELIPGVASALYGPNAINGILLMNSKSPFEYQGFSAMIKSGVNHIDSRDDDPSMYNDFSVRYANAINDRLAFKVNASYLRANDFRASDRRDTGPATFGAIERGDTERGDNRVYSGLNVYGQPLLTIGNIADGVIAGGGAQGAQIAAIRPLLPDGEAGAFTPDGFVESSFVDNTTESLKLGAALHYRLADRYELLGQFNWGNGSTVYTANDRFILDDFIIWTAKLELQNPNYYVRAYTTQENSGDTYAANTVASRINERTFIPAYFQTFAGARTQGATIDEAHAQARSAGRNAQPQPGSEEFDALFNEIRDIPISEGGAKFLDRTGMWHAEGQYSFRDIIDPDVVDVIAGANVRRFTLNSEGTLFALDEDGNEFNLDEFGAYVQLSKSVLDDRLDLQGSLRYDKHQDFSGQFSPRASAVYSIANNQNIRASYQRGFRIPSTQNQLIDLDVVARRLLGNNRVIIDRYLLEENPVYRSESVEEAREALATGASAQEARNLLEGVDFEPFRTEKVTTFELGYKSLIRNRLFLDAYYYYNIYEDFIAEIEFMQGVPNGIRQDPGSFDGGSADGQDEIINQTVATQRFGININADGTVRSHGFAVGAEYSLPRGYNIGGNVSFNELISQQDLLDQGFRASFNTPKYRYNLSFANRRVTQNIGFNMTWRWQDAFQWESTFGEGVIPAFGTMDAQVSFRLPAYNSILKFGGSNVLNNRYETSIGNPTMGAIYYVSLTFDQLLN from the coding sequence ATGATTACTAAAGTTACGGGTTTTTTTACCGTGGTGATATTGATGACTGGTCTGCTTTTATCAATTGGGAGCAGCCCGATTCAGGCTATGGATCGAAATGATATGCAGATCACTGTTTCAGGGACAGTCTACGATGCAAATACAGGCAATCCGCTGACCGGAGTGAATGTAACGGTCCAGGGAAGAGTGATCGGTACCTCTACAAATGCAAACGGTGAGTTCAATCTTCGTGTGAATGACGAACCTCCGATTACACTTGTGATTTCAATTATAGGATATATTTCAGAGAGAATTGAAATTACAGAAAACAACGTTACCGATCTTCGAATCAAAATAGAAGAGCAGACCATACTCGGTTCCGATGTGGTTGTCTCTGCCTCAAGAGTGGAAGAGAGTATCCTTGATGCACCGATCAGTATCGAAAAAATTGATGCAATCGGTATTCAGCAGGCTGCAGCGCCCTCTTTTTATGATGCGATTGCAAACCTGAAAGGAGTGGATTTCAGTTCACAAAGCATGACTTTTAAATCTGTAAACATGCGGGGATTTGCTGCAAACGGAAATTTGCGGTTTGTTCAGCATATCGACGGAATTGATAACCAGGCTCCCGGACTCAACTTTCCCGTTGGAAACATTGTGGGGATTTCAGATCTCGATCTTGAAAGTGCTGAGCTGATTCCCGGAGTAGCATCTGCGCTATATGGGCCAAATGCCATCAACGGAATACTTCTGATGAACAGTAAAAGCCCGTTTGAATACCAGGGTTTTTCGGCTATGATCAAATCAGGGGTCAACCATATTGATTCCCGCGATGACGACCCGTCGATGTACAATGATTTCTCTGTTCGTTATGCAAACGCAATCAACGACAGACTTGCCTTCAAGGTTAATGCTTCGTACCTGCGGGCAAACGATTTTAGAGCAAGCGATCGCCGTGATACGGGACCTGCCACATTTGGAGCAATTGAGCGGGGTGATACTGAGCGCGGGGACAACCGGGTGTACAGCGGCCTGAATGTTTACGGACAGCCGCTGCTTACCATCGGAAATATTGCCGATGGCGTGATTGCCGGAGGCGGAGCGCAAGGCGCACAAATTGCGGCCATTCGTCCGCTTTTACCGGATGGCGAGGCCGGTGCATTTACGCCGGACGGATTTGTGGAGAGTTCATTTGTGGACAACACCACCGAAAGCCTGAAGCTCGGCGCAGCTCTGCACTACAGGCTGGCCGATCGGTATGAGCTGCTCGGGCAGTTTAACTGGGGCAATGGAAGTACGGTTTACACGGCGAACGATCGGTTTATCCTGGATGATTTCATTATCTGGACCGCAAAGCTCGAGCTTCAAAACCCAAACTATTACGTGCGGGCATACACCACACAAGAAAATTCCGGCGATACATATGCCGCAAACACTGTTGCATCAAGAATCAATGAACGAACGTTTATTCCGGCATACTTCCAAACATTTGCAGGTGCCAGAACACAGGGTGCTACAATTGATGAAGCACACGCACAGGCCCGTTCAGCCGGACGAAATGCGCAGCCGCAGCCGGGATCCGAAGAGTTCGATGCGTTGTTTAATGAAATTCGTGATATCCCCATCTCAGAAGGCGGTGCCAAATTTCTGGACCGCACTGGAATGTGGCATGCCGAAGGGCAGTATAGTTTCCGCGATATCATCGATCCGGACGTGGTGGATGTAATTGCAGGAGCGAACGTCAGAAGATTTACACTGAATTCGGAAGGAACACTTTTCGCACTGGATGAGGATGGAAATGAGTTTAACCTGGATGAATTCGGGGCGTACGTACAGCTTTCTAAATCTGTTTTGGATGATCGCCTGGATCTCCAGGGATCCCTTCGATACGACAAGCACCAGGATTTTTCCGGCCAGTTTTCTCCACGTGCTTCCGCGGTTTATTCCATTGCAAATAATCAGAATATTCGCGCCTCGTATCAGCGCGGATTCCGGATTCCATCAACACAAAATCAACTGATTGATCTTGACGTGGTAGCCCGGAGACTTTTGGGAAATAACCGTGTGATTATCGACCGATATCTGCTCGAAGAAAATCCTGTATATCGCTCAGAAAGTGTGGAGGAGGCCCGAGAGGCACTCGCAACCGGTGCATCAGCTCAGGAAGCGCGTAACTTGTTGGAAGGGGTTGATTTTGAGCCATTTCGGACTGAGAAGGTGACGACATTTGAATTGGGATATAAGTCGCTCATCCGTAACAGATTATTCCTGGATGCTTATTACTACTACAACATCTATGAAGATTTCATCGCCGAAATTGAATTTATGCAGGGGGTTCCGAATGGCATTCGTCAGGATCCGGGTTCATTTGACGGCGGATCAGCTGATGGCCAGGATGAGATCATCAACCAGACTGTAGCTACGCAGCGTTTCGGTATTAACATCAATGCGGATGGCACGGTGCGGTCGCATGGTTTTGCGGTTGGAGCCGAATACAGCCTGCCGCGAGGATATAATATTGGCGGCAACGTTTCTTTTAATGAACTGATTTCTCAGCAGGATCTGCTGGATCAGGGCTTTCGGGCGAGTTTCAATACCCCAAAATATAGATATAACCTGTCGTTCGCGAATCGTCGCGTGACACAGAATATTGGATTTAATATGACCTGGCGATGGCAGGATGCCTTTCAGTGGGAATCTACATTCGGCGAAGGGGTGATCCCTGCGTTCGGAACGATGGATGCCCAGGTAAGTTTCAGGCTGCCGGCATACAATTCCATTCTGAAATTTGGCGGAAGCAACGTGTTGAACAATCGTTATGAAACATCGATCGGTAACCCTACGATGGGCGCCATTTACTATGTATCGCTCACCTTTGATCAACTTCTGAATTAA
- a CDS encoding SGNH/GDSL hydrolase family protein: protein MKSIYRLLITVLFAGFVLYGCDGEFDSLVDANADRNPIPDTEIEASQGDADFTNYVAIGNSLTAGFMDGALYNNGQRFSLGALLSAQFEYTGAPSTFNQPDINSANGFNTQVNTGDGVVLGRFKLDTNIPGPSPTVNGDQITPYDGSASALNNFGVPGIRVGELLTPETAENNPFYGRFASSPGSSTILEDAISANPTFFSLWIGSNDVLGYALGGATNPSALTSTEAFQNNFSQVVEQLVENTSAQGIVANIPPVLAVPLFQAVPRDAVELDQATADQLNAGFSGFDQALDAIVSFLGHSSEDADRRRVSYQAGNNPILIVDPNLENLGPKFDTLRQFGGITQEQREALQPYVRSRPIETGELVLLPAASVLGTLADPSNPNTPIGVVIPLGAQYTLTQENIVEIETARGTFNAIIESVVDNANAQGARLAFYDTNEQGSAFSQMFGFDGSGPGITVDGIDLEPDFSPSGVFSTDGVHPNARGNAILANEFIRAIEAEFNATIPRVDVLALPSVSLCAGDCVSQQGGS from the coding sequence ATGAAATCTATCTACAGACTTTTAATCACAGTATTATTTGCAGGATTTGTTCTGTATGGCTGCGATGGCGAATTCGATTCTCTTGTGGATGCCAATGCAGATCGAAATCCGATTCCCGATACCGAAATTGAGGCATCCCAGGGCGATGCCGATTTTACCAATTACGTAGCGATTGGAAATTCGCTTACCGCAGGATTTATGGACGGGGCTCTCTATAATAACGGGCAGCGGTTCTCATTGGGTGCCCTGCTTTCTGCCCAGTTTGAATATACCGGCGCACCATCCACGTTTAATCAGCCTGATATAAATTCAGCAAACGGATTTAATACACAAGTAAATACAGGTGATGGAGTGGTGCTTGGCAGATTTAAACTCGACACAAACATCCCCGGACCCTCGCCAACCGTGAATGGTGATCAGATTACACCCTATGATGGATCAGCATCAGCGCTGAATAACTTTGGAGTGCCTGGCATACGCGTAGGGGAGCTGCTCACTCCGGAAACAGCCGAAAACAACCCGTTTTATGGGCGTTTTGCATCAAGTCCGGGTTCATCAACGATCCTTGAGGATGCCATCAGTGCAAATCCCACATTTTTCTCCCTCTGGATAGGCAGCAATGATGTGTTGGGATATGCGCTGGGCGGTGCAACAAATCCATCAGCACTGACATCAACAGAAGCTTTTCAGAATAACTTTTCTCAGGTTGTAGAGCAGCTTGTTGAGAATACATCTGCCCAAGGCATTGTAGCAAACATTCCACCGGTGCTTGCGGTGCCGCTTTTCCAGGCCGTACCCCGGGATGCTGTGGAACTGGACCAGGCGACTGCGGATCAGCTCAATGCCGGTTTCAGTGGTTTTGATCAGGCGCTGGATGCTATTGTATCCTTTTTGGGGCACAGCAGTGAAGATGCAGACCGGCGCAGAGTGAGCTACCAGGCCGGGAACAACCCGATTTTAATTGTAGATCCAAATCTGGAGAACCTGGGTCCGAAATTCGATACACTCCGTCAATTCGGCGGAATCACCCAGGAACAGCGTGAAGCCCTTCAGCCGTATGTCCGGTCCCGGCCTATTGAGACCGGTGAACTTGTGTTATTGCCTGCTGCCAGCGTTCTGGGTACACTCGCCGATCCATCTAACCCCAATACTCCCATAGGCGTGGTGATTCCGTTAGGAGCTCAGTATACGCTTACTCAGGAGAATATAGTTGAGATTGAGACCGCACGCGGGACATTCAATGCTATTATTGAATCGGTTGTCGATAACGCAAATGCCCAGGGCGCCCGATTGGCCTTTTATGACACCAACGAGCAGGGAAGTGCTTTTTCGCAGATGTTTGGATTTGATGGAAGCGGGCCCGGAATTACAGTGGATGGTATTGACCTTGAACCTGACTTTTCACCGTCCGGAGTTTTCTCAACGGATGGTGTTCACCCGAATGCCCGCGGCAACGCCATTCTTGCAAATGAATTTATCCGTGCCATTGAAGCTGAGTTTAACGCAACGATTCCGCGGGTTGATGTGCTTGCCTTGCCCAGTGTTTCACTTTGTGCCGGGGATTGTGTGAGTCAGCAGGGCGGAAGTTGA
- the xylA gene encoding xylose isomerase: MSTPYFPNIDKIEYEGPDSDNPFSFKYYQEDKVIAGKTMKDHFRFAIAYWHSFCNENSDPFGVGTRVFPWDKTDDPLENAKFRLDAAFEFFTKLGTPYWCFHDRDLAPEGDSIEGSEKNLQTLVDLAKDYQKDTGVKLLWGTANLFTHKRYMSGASTNPDFAVVTHAGAQVKAALDATVELGGENYVFWGGREGYMHLFNTMMRRELDHLGTFLRSARDYGRKIGFEGNFLIEPKPMEPTKHQYDYDAATVIGFLREQDLMDDFKLNIEANHVTLAGHSFAHDIAVAAESGMLGSIDANEGDNQNGWDTDYFPTNLYDAIETMIILLDNGGIAPGGFNFDAKIRRDSTDLEDLFHAHIGGMDTFARGLIIADNILENSNFRELREGRYTSFDSGNGKKFENGELTIEELRDLAAKNGEPEVRSGKQELLENLFNRYIR; this comes from the coding sequence ATGAGTACACCTTATTTTCCAAATATTGATAAGATCGAGTATGAAGGCCCGGATTCTGATAATCCGTTTTCATTTAAATATTATCAGGAAGACAAAGTTATTGCCGGTAAAACCATGAAAGACCACTTCCGGTTTGCAATTGCTTACTGGCACTCTTTCTGCAATGAGAACAGCGATCCTTTTGGCGTGGGTACCCGAGTATTTCCATGGGATAAAACGGATGATCCGCTCGAAAACGCAAAGTTTCGTCTTGATGCAGCATTTGAGTTTTTCACAAAACTGGGGACCCCCTACTGGTGCTTTCATGACCGCGATCTTGCTCCTGAAGGCGATTCTATAGAAGGATCTGAAAAAAACCTGCAAACGTTGGTAGATCTTGCAAAAGATTATCAAAAAGATACGGGAGTGAAGCTTCTTTGGGGTACTGCAAATCTTTTCACGCACAAACGATACATGAGTGGAGCATCGACGAATCCCGATTTTGCTGTGGTCACACACGCAGGCGCTCAGGTTAAAGCCGCACTTGACGCCACCGTAGAGCTGGGCGGAGAAAATTATGTTTTCTGGGGAGGCCGGGAAGGCTACATGCATCTATTTAACACCATGATGAGACGTGAGCTGGATCATCTGGGAACTTTCCTGAGATCCGCACGAGACTATGGTCGTAAAATTGGTTTTGAAGGAAATTTCCTGATTGAACCTAAGCCTATGGAACCTACAAAACATCAGTACGATTATGATGCAGCAACGGTTATCGGGTTTCTGCGTGAACAAGACCTGATGGATGATTTTAAACTCAACATTGAAGCGAATCACGTAACGCTTGCCGGACATAGCTTTGCACATGATATTGCCGTAGCGGCAGAATCTGGAATGCTTGGCAGTATCGATGCCAATGAAGGCGACAATCAAAATGGATGGGATACCGACTACTTCCCAACCAATTTGTATGACGCCATAGAAACCATGATCATTCTGCTGGACAATGGCGGAATAGCACCAGGTGGTTTCAATTTTGATGCGAAAATTAGAAGAGATTCCACCGATCTTGAAGATCTTTTCCATGCTCATATCGGTGGAATGGATACGTTTGCACGTGGTTTGATTATAGCAGACAACATTCTCGAAAATTCGAACTTCAGAGAACTTCGTGAAGGCCGCTATACTTCATTCGATTCCGGTAACGGGAAGAAATTTGAAAATGGTGAATTAACCATTGAAGAACTTCGGGACCTGGCTGCCAAAAATGGTGAACCGGAAGTGCGCAGTGGTAAGCAGGAACTGCTTGAGAACCTCTTCAACCGGTACATCCGCTGA
- a CDS encoding xylulokinase yields the protein MSEKNYLLGYDIGSSSIKTTVIDADTGKAIGSATSPKQEMEMQAVKPGWAEQDPEMWWEHIIKSTHEILEMDKISGDQIRAIGIAYQMHGLVAVDKNKNVLRPSIIWCDSRASKIGEKAFNSLGQELCLKNFLNSPGNFTASKLKWVKENEPELYEQIDKIMLPGDYIAMKLTDKICTTSSGLSEGIFWNFRKNGVATELLDHYGISEDLLPEAMESFGDHGELSAAAAETLGLKEGTKVTYRAGDQPNNAFSLNVLNPGEVAATAGTSGVIYGIIDEPDYDEKSRVNTFVHVNHDKENSRYGVLLCINGTGILNSWLRKNLGVDKSLSYEKMNELASEVPIGSDGVTVLPFGNGNERILQNKDFGASVSGLNFNRHTSSHLLRAAQEGIVFSLYYGFQIMENMGMKIHTVRAGHANMFLSPLFREAFVNTTGARLELYDTDGSQGAARGAGVGAGIYSSTSDAFNGLTKIDVIEPTSQKRKQYLEAYTIWLDELNSKL from the coding sequence ATGTCTGAAAAAAACTATTTACTCGGGTATGATATCGGCAGCTCGTCGATCAAAACTACCGTAATTGATGCGGATACCGGAAAAGCGATCGGATCGGCAACCTCACCCAAACAGGAAATGGAGATGCAGGCTGTAAAACCCGGCTGGGCAGAACAGGACCCTGAAATGTGGTGGGAACACATCATTAAATCAACGCACGAAATCCTGGAGATGGATAAGATTTCCGGAGATCAAATCCGGGCGATCGGTATCGCGTACCAGATGCACGGGCTCGTTGCCGTTGATAAAAACAAAAATGTGCTCCGTCCTTCCATTATCTGGTGCGACAGTCGCGCATCAAAAATCGGTGAAAAAGCGTTCAATTCCCTGGGCCAGGAGCTTTGCCTGAAAAATTTCCTCAATTCACCCGGCAACTTCACTGCCTCAAAACTGAAATGGGTGAAAGAAAATGAACCTGAACTGTACGAGCAGATTGATAAAATTATGCTTCCCGGTGATTACATTGCCATGAAGCTGACGGACAAAATCTGCACCACAAGTTCCGGCCTTTCAGAAGGAATCTTCTGGAACTTCAGGAAAAATGGCGTGGCCACCGAGCTTCTCGATCACTACGGTATTTCTGAAGATCTACTACCCGAGGCAATGGAGAGTTTTGGCGACCATGGTGAACTGTCAGCTGCTGCTGCAGAAACTCTCGGGCTTAAAGAAGGTACGAAGGTCACCTATCGGGCGGGAGATCAGCCCAACAATGCATTTTCACTGAATGTATTAAATCCGGGTGAAGTTGCCGCAACTGCCGGGACCTCAGGAGTAATCTATGGAATCATCGATGAGCCGGATTATGATGAAAAATCCCGTGTTAACACATTTGTGCACGTTAATCACGATAAGGAAAATTCCCGATACGGAGTTCTTCTCTGTATTAACGGCACCGGCATTCTAAATAGCTGGCTCCGTAAAAACCTGGGTGTCGATAAAAGTTTGTCTTACGAAAAGATGAATGAACTGGCATCAGAAGTACCGATCGGATCAGACGGCGTTACGGTACTACCTTTTGGGAACGGTAACGAAAGAATTCTCCAAAACAAAGATTTTGGTGCTTCTGTCAGCGGATTGAATTTTAACCGTCACACCTCATCACACCTGCTTCGTGCTGCACAGGAAGGGATTGTATTTTCACTCTATTACGGTTTCCAGATCATGGAAAATATGGGTATGAAAATCCACACCGTTCGTGCCGGCCACGCAAATATGTTTCTGAGTCCTTTATTCAGAGAAGCGTTTGTAAACACCACCGGTGCCCGCCTGGAACTTTACGACACAGACGGATCACAGGGTGCAGCACGAGGTGCCGGAGTTGGAGCGGGTATCTATAGCAGCACATCTGATGCTTTCAACGGGCTTACAAAAATTGATGTGATTGAGCCCACTTCTCAAAAAAGAAAACAATATCTTGAAGCCTATACCATTTGGCTTGATGAATTAAACTCAAAATTATAA
- a CDS encoding sugar MFS transporter — translation MDKPKQLEDINRKKIFAGICLALVPTGFSFVLVSNILYQLKTEFILTNAQVGYIGGAALWGMAVSLLTIGPFLEKIGLKKATIWAFIFHLAGVTFFLLGFPFAGQPSAFWILFMGAIGFGAGNGMIEVAGNPLTTALFPKNKTTKLNHFHAFFPGAMVVGGLLGWLMVQAGTVGPINIGHWTIQIAIIYIPIIIYGIMLLPEKFPETETAAAGIPIGEMFRYTFTHPLVWGLIFLKMITLSLEMGPSRWIPEVLQAAGVHGMLVFVWISGLMVVLRFFAGPFVERFAPTGMLLGASILTGIGLLLFAFIETGIVPLLFAGTIFACGVAFFFPTMVGLMSERFPKAGSLGIVLLIGMGFFAAGGSNAIMGGIADRYLPDALDEQETVQVMEQVEDRFPGYVQQAEEADGDPAVLAELGYREVDVRTVLERNQQALAFYRENGELDGNLTGNALRSIVDSGLQQEEDLAAEANSILRPADNYGGRMSFLWVGPVAFLVAIVFLVLYIRDKKQGGYKAVTLEKRESPETGPLP, via the coding sequence ATGGATAAACCAAAACAGTTAGAAGACATTAACCGCAAGAAGATATTTGCCGGTATCTGTCTTGCGCTTGTACCCACCGGCTTCTCTTTTGTACTCGTCAGTAATATCCTGTATCAGCTCAAAACTGAGTTTATACTCACCAATGCGCAGGTAGGATATATTGGTGGTGCTGCTCTATGGGGAATGGCAGTTTCTCTGTTAACAATCGGGCCATTTCTGGAAAAAATTGGCCTCAAAAAAGCTACCATATGGGCATTTATTTTTCACCTTGCGGGTGTAACATTTTTCCTGCTGGGATTCCCATTTGCCGGTCAGCCAAGTGCATTCTGGATACTGTTTATGGGGGCGATTGGATTTGGTGCCGGTAATGGAATGATTGAGGTTGCCGGAAACCCGCTGACAACAGCGCTTTTTCCGAAAAACAAAACCACTAAACTGAATCACTTTCACGCATTCTTCCCCGGAGCCATGGTTGTCGGCGGACTTTTAGGATGGCTGATGGTTCAGGCTGGTACTGTAGGCCCGATTAATATTGGTCACTGGACGATACAGATCGCTATCATTTACATTCCCATTATTATTTACGGAATTATGTTGCTGCCCGAGAAGTTTCCAGAAACTGAAACTGCAGCGGCAGGCATTCCAATTGGTGAGATGTTTCGGTACACTTTTACCCACCCGCTTGTTTGGGGACTGATCTTCTTGAAAATGATCACTCTCTCCCTTGAGATGGGACCCAGCCGATGGATTCCAGAGGTGCTGCAGGCCGCCGGTGTTCACGGAATGCTCGTATTTGTATGGATTAGTGGTTTGATGGTGGTTCTGAGATTTTTTGCCGGACCATTTGTTGAACGCTTTGCACCAACAGGGATGTTATTGGGTGCATCAATTCTCACTGGTATCGGACTTCTTTTATTTGCTTTCATCGAAACCGGAATTGTACCCCTTCTATTTGCAGGAACCATCTTTGCCTGTGGTGTTGCATTCTTCTTCCCAACCATGGTAGGATTAATGAGTGAACGCTTTCCAAAAGCCGGTTCTCTTGGTATTGTTCTGCTAATCGGTATGGGATTTTTTGCTGCCGGAGGTTCCAACGCTATTATGGGTGGAATTGCCGACCGCTATCTGCCCGATGCACTTGATGAACAGGAAACCGTTCAGGTTATGGAACAGGTTGAAGATCGTTTCCCTGGATATGTACAACAAGCTGAAGAGGCTGACGGTGATCCAGCTGTACTTGCCGAACTCGGATACAGAGAAGTAGATGTTCGCACCGTACTTGAACGAAACCAGCAAGCTCTCGCATTCTATCGCGAAAATGGCGAACTGGACGGTAATCTAACCGGAAATGCCCTTCGTTCTATTGTAGATTCCGGTCTGCAGCAAGAAGAGGATCTCGCCGCAGAAGCAAACTCAATTCTTCGCCCAGCAGATAACTACGGCGGACGTATGTCGTTCCTGTGGGTTGGACCGGTTGCATTCCTCGTTGCGATTGTATTCCTTGTACTCTACATTCGTGATAAGAAACAGGGTGGATATAAAGCGGTTACTCTCGAGAAACGAGAATCTCCGGAGACCGGACCTCTGCCTTAA
- a CDS encoding DUF885 family protein, producing MNTILKSSAVLWFTYIILCASLANATSLFAADTDEESNIKQLIYIFDEDRSVLNRRYSVQNSDEYFERFEQFYSDWYDRLDAIDFDNLTHRNQVDFHLLKTHIDRHVYFLDQSKQEFESVREWLPDLDDIMEFINDRRSGTQPDAQQAANRMDNWAREIGELKEELSNSSYLLNRQTRAANRALNDIHRALDDAYTFYHGYDIEFTWWTEEPWKKLDAAISDYAEFIEGYFDEEAEQMDDSGIVGNPIGREEIEKRLELEMIRYSPQELIDIAEHQFAKAEEEMLRASRELGYGDDWHAALEHVKEQYVQPGKKPELIMRLHQESVDFIKERDLITVPELADEVWRMRMMTPERQLINPFFTGGEVISISYPTHTMDHDAKMMSLRGNNPHFNRATVQHELIPGHHLQGFYNRRYSTYRSPFRTSFWGEGWALYWELLLWDLDFAETPEDRIGMLFWRTHRYARIIFSLNYHLGNWTPQQSIDYLVERVGHEYANAEAEVRRSFTGNYGPLYQIAYMIGGMQFYSLYKDLVETGEMSAVEFHDTILKNGSIPVRMVKSILTDEALTKEQIEQWDFADYIFE from the coding sequence ATGAATACGATACTCAAATCCTCCGCTGTTTTGTGGTTCACGTACATAATCCTGTGCGCATCCCTGGCAAACGCAACTTCCCTTTTCGCTGCTGATACTGATGAAGAGAGCAACATCAAACAGCTCATTTATATTTTTGATGAAGACCGGTCGGTGCTCAACAGGCGGTACTCCGTTCAGAATTCGGACGAATATTTCGAAAGGTTTGAACAGTTTTACAGTGATTGGTACGATCGGCTTGATGCCATCGATTTTGATAATCTGACCCACCGAAACCAGGTCGATTTTCATCTGCTTAAAACTCATATCGATCGGCATGTCTACTTTCTGGATCAGAGCAAGCAGGAGTTTGAATCTGTCCGTGAATGGCTGCCCGACCTCGATGATATCATGGAGTTCATCAACGATCGCAGATCCGGCACACAGCCTGATGCTCAACAGGCAGCAAACCGTATGGACAACTGGGCCCGGGAAATCGGGGAGCTTAAAGAGGAATTATCGAACTCTTCGTATCTATTGAATCGGCAAACCCGTGCGGCAAATCGTGCGCTGAATGATATTCATCGCGCATTGGATGATGCCTACACATTTTATCACGGGTACGATATTGAGTTTACCTGGTGGACCGAAGAACCGTGGAAAAAACTTGATGCAGCCATTTCGGACTATGCGGAGTTTATTGAAGGATATTTTGATGAAGAGGCTGAACAGATGGACGACAGCGGAATTGTTGGAAATCCAATCGGCCGGGAAGAGATCGAGAAGCGGCTGGAATTGGAAATGATCCGCTACTCCCCGCAAGAGCTGATTGATATCGCTGAACACCAGTTTGCAAAAGCGGAGGAGGAAATGCTGCGCGCATCCCGGGAGCTTGGCTACGGGGATGACTGGCACGCTGCACTTGAACATGTGAAAGAGCAGTATGTACAACCGGGTAAAAAACCGGAACTGATCATGAGGCTGCATCAGGAATCCGTGGATTTCATTAAAGAACGTGATTTAATTACCGTTCCTGAACTCGCAGATGAAGTCTGGAGAATGCGGATGATGACCCCTGAACGTCAGCTGATCAACCCGTTTTTTACCGGCGGTGAAGTAATCAGTATCTCCTACCCCACCCATACGATGGATCACGATGCTAAAATGATGAGCCTTCGCGGAAATAATCCGCACTTTAACCGCGCTACTGTTCAGCACGAGCTGATCCCCGGCCACCATCTTCAAGGTTTTTATAATCGCCGATACAGCACCTACAGATCCCCTTTCCGAACCTCTTTCTGGGGCGAAGGATGGGCGCTTTACTGGGAGTTGCTGCTCTGGGATCTCGATTTTGCCGAAACCCCGGAAGACAGAATTGGAATGCTTTTCTGGAGAACGCACCGATATGCCCGAATTATCTTTTCGCTGAACTACCACCTGGGCAACTGGACCCCGCAACAGAGCATCGACTATTTGGTTGAGCGTGTGGGCCATGAGTATGCCAATGCTGAGGCAGAAGTTCGCCGATCGTTCACCGGCAACTACGGTCCCCTCTACCAGATTGCATATATGATTGGAGGAATGCAGTTTTACTCTCTCTATAAAGATCTGGTAGAAACCGGTGAGATGAGTGCTGTGGAATTTCATGATACCATTCTCAAAAATGGAAGCATTCCGGTGCGGATGGTGAAATCAATACTTACTGACGAGGCTCTTACAAAGGAGCAGATTGAGCAGTGGGATTTTGCAGATTATATTTTTGAATAA